A genomic window from Oceanobacillus timonensis includes:
- a CDS encoding uroporphyrinogen-III synthase encodes MGKPLHGERILITREVTKADAMAEKVTKLGGNPIVVPMIEIKLKKQLENHSILERLADFSWVLLTSANGVHGFFQLLRQQHMALPQTLKIGVVGKKTENVLNAYGYSASFVPETFDAMTMAEGFMSFYDKRKKPVLLIRGNLSRKTLPEKFREAQIPFETLEVYETMYARKSTQALNQVLPSVDYITFTSPSTVEAFAALAAYIPDKATYICIGQTTEEKAEEEGIPNLYTSSPYTTDAMLCLIGKLVNERKMHNE; translated from the coding sequence ATGGGAAAGCCGCTTCACGGGGAGCGCATTTTGATAACAAGAGAAGTGACAAAAGCCGATGCAATGGCAGAAAAAGTCACGAAACTAGGGGGGAACCCCATTGTTGTCCCAATGATTGAAATAAAATTGAAAAAGCAACTTGAGAATCATTCGATTCTGGAGCGCCTTGCCGATTTCAGCTGGGTGCTTCTAACAAGTGCTAATGGTGTGCACGGTTTTTTTCAGCTTCTTCGTCAGCAGCATATGGCACTCCCGCAAACATTAAAAATTGGGGTTGTCGGAAAAAAAACGGAGAACGTATTAAATGCATACGGTTATAGCGCTTCTTTTGTTCCGGAAACTTTTGATGCGATGACGATGGCAGAAGGATTTATGTCATTTTACGATAAAAGGAAAAAACCCGTCCTTCTTATCCGAGGAAATTTATCCCGAAAGACGTTGCCGGAAAAATTTCGGGAAGCACAGATTCCTTTTGAAACATTGGAAGTATATGAGACAATGTATGCTAGAAAATCAACACAGGCGCTTAATCAGGTCCTTCCATCTGTGGATTATATCACATTTACAAGTCCATCTACCGTGGAAGCATTTGCTGCATTAGCAGCATATATCCCTGACAAAGCAACGTATATTTGCATTGGTCAGACAACAGAAGAAAAAGCAGAGGAGGAAGGTATCCCTAATCTGTATACTTCTTCTCCGTATACAACCGATGCGATGTTGTGTTTAATTGGCAAGTTAGTAAATGAAAGGAAGATGCATAATGAGTGA
- the ysxE gene encoding spore coat protein YsxE produces MNIWKKVLEAYHIYPVSIEKQTERVVKVFDGMQEYALKRSFLTEQTIEDWQHIYHIAREKNVTEILPVYLTRDNTFFHKEENFYYYLTPWIDSPEMTDSTYHIERTLQTLAHIHKKTRQTSRMKSDQMKASFQGFSNFCEQSLDQFHVRVTDYESRKYMSPFELLYCTHYKGVCHAVSLLQEKLEQIYGGEETEILWSASLCHQRVDDTHSKGGYLINWEAGSLEHPARDLSHYFRTLTGAYNQPEKTIQQAFTVYQKTNHLTVKEMQLISVYLLNPSSYLSVLKNYTDRRTKKSMVTQVKELQQQFRRLEFAMNWVDFIQETYESKEEQPD; encoded by the coding sequence ATGAATATATGGAAGAAAGTTCTGGAAGCATATCATATCTATCCAGTCAGTATAGAGAAACAGACAGAACGTGTTGTAAAAGTATTTGATGGGATGCAGGAATATGCATTGAAGCGGAGTTTTTTAACAGAACAAACCATAGAAGATTGGCAGCATATCTACCACATTGCCCGTGAAAAAAACGTGACGGAGATTTTACCCGTCTATTTAACCCGGGATAATACTTTTTTTCATAAGGAAGAGAATTTTTATTATTATTTAACACCCTGGATTGATTCGCCAGAAATGACGGATTCTACGTATCATATCGAACGAACATTGCAGACACTGGCACACATTCACAAAAAAACAAGGCAGACCAGCCGTATGAAATCAGATCAAATGAAAGCATCTTTTCAAGGTTTTTCTAACTTTTGTGAACAGTCCTTAGATCAGTTTCATGTGCGTGTCACAGATTATGAAAGCAGAAAATATATGTCTCCGTTTGAGCTTTTATATTGCACGCATTATAAAGGGGTTTGTCATGCTGTCAGTTTATTGCAGGAAAAGCTGGAACAAATTTACGGCGGGGAAGAAACGGAGATTTTATGGTCTGCAAGTTTATGCCATCAGCGGGTCGATGATACGCATTCCAAGGGCGGTTATTTAATTAACTGGGAAGCAGGAAGCTTGGAGCATCCGGCTCGTGATTTATCACATTATTTCCGGACGTTGACAGGTGCTTATAACCAGCCGGAGAAAACGATACAGCAAGCATTTACGGTTTACCAAAAAACAAATCATCTGACTGTAAAGGAAATGCAGCTTATTTCTGTTTATTTATTAAACCCCTCATCCTATTTAAGTGTACTCAAAAATTATACGGATCGCCGTACAAAGAAATCAATGGTAACACAGGTAAAGGAGTTGCAGCAGCAGTTCCGCCGTTTAGAGTTTGCAATGAATTGGGTCGATTTTATTCAGGAAACATATGAGTCTAAAGAGGAACAGCCAGACTAA
- the hemL gene encoding glutamate-1-semialdehyde 2,1-aminomutase codes for MVNTRSVDAYKEAVDLMPGGVNSPVRAFKSVGLDPIFMDKGKGSKITDIDGNTYIDYVLSWGPLILGHADERVTESLKEVVEKGTSLGTGTLMENQLAKMVIDRVPSIEMVRMVNSGTEATMSAIRLARGYTNRDLIVKFEGSYHGHGDSLLIKAGSGVATLGLPDSPGVPANIAKNTITVPYNDAESLKLAFEQYGDQIAAVIMEPVCGNMGVVPPKEGFLQNVRDITEQYGSLLIFDEVMSGFRVGYYSAQGHFDVTPDLTCLGKVIGGGLPVGAYGGKREIIEQIAPTGPIYQAGTLSGNPLAMTAGYESLAALTEASYEEINKKVDMLTEGFREAADKYDIPLHINRAGSMVGVFFTDQEVVDFETAQSSNLDYFAQYYRAMIEEGIFLPPSQFEGLFLSIAHSDEDIKKTIEAVHTAFSKIKK; via the coding sequence ATGGTAAACACAAGATCAGTAGATGCATACAAAGAAGCGGTTGATTTAATGCCTGGCGGAGTAAACTCTCCGGTACGTGCATTTAAATCAGTGGGGCTTGATCCGATTTTTATGGATAAAGGAAAAGGTTCTAAAATTACCGATATTGACGGTAATACGTATATTGATTATGTATTAAGCTGGGGACCGTTAATTTTAGGACATGCCGATGAGCGTGTGACAGAAAGCCTAAAGGAAGTTGTAGAGAAAGGGACAAGTTTGGGGACGGGAACCCTGATGGAAAACCAGTTGGCAAAAATGGTGATCGACCGTGTGCCATCGATTGAAATGGTACGGATGGTGAACTCTGGTACAGAAGCAACGATGAGTGCGATTCGTCTGGCGCGTGGTTATACCAATAGAGATTTGATTGTTAAATTCGAAGGAAGCTATCATGGTCATGGGGATTCCCTGCTGATTAAAGCTGGTTCCGGAGTAGCAACACTCGGTCTTCCGGACAGTCCCGGCGTTCCGGCAAATATCGCAAAAAATACCATTACCGTTCCTTATAACGATGCAGAAAGTCTGAAGCTTGCTTTTGAACAGTACGGTGACCAAATCGCAGCTGTTATTATGGAACCTGTATGCGGCAATATGGGCGTTGTACCTCCAAAAGAAGGGTTCTTACAAAATGTACGCGATATAACAGAACAATATGGCTCTTTACTTATCTTTGATGAGGTGATGTCTGGTTTCCGCGTGGGTTATTACAGTGCGCAGGGACATTTTGACGTAACACCAGATTTAACCTGTCTGGGTAAAGTCATTGGCGGCGGTCTTCCTGTTGGTGCTTACGGCGGAAAACGGGAAATCATTGAACAGATTGCCCCGACTGGTCCGATTTATCAGGCTGGTACGTTATCTGGTAATCCGTTAGCCATGACAGCAGGGTATGAATCCTTAGCTGCATTAACGGAAGCGTCTTATGAAGAAATTAATAAAAAAGTAGACATGCTTACAGAAGGATTCCGCGAGGCGGCTGACAAATATGATATTCCGCTTCATATTAATCGTGCCGGTTCGATGGTCGGTGTATTTTTCACAGATCAGGAAGTTGTGGATTTTGAGACAGCACAGTCTTCTAATTTAGACTATTTTGCGCAATATTATCGCGCTATGATTGAAGAAGGCATATTCCTGCCGCCGTCTCAATTTGAAGGTTTATTCTTATCTATTGCCCATTCAGATGAAGACATTAAAAAAACAATTGAAGCGGTGCATACTGCATTTTCTAAGATTAAAAAATAA
- the hemB gene encoding porphobilinogen synthase, with amino-acid sequence MSEFTFDRHRRLRSSASMRALVQETHLRATDFIYPIFVIEGEDIRNEVPSMPGVYQVSFDHLLEEVEEAYQVGIRSLILFGVVTEKDEIGSEAFHDHGIIQEATRIVKEAYPDMLIVADTCLCEYTSHGHCGVIENGDVANDASLELLAKTAVSQAKAGADIIAPSNMMDGFVTVIRHALDEAGFHYIPIMSYAVKYASAYYGPFRDAADGAPQFGDRKTYQMNPANRLEAMREAKSDIKEGADFLIVKPTLSYMDIMREVRDNFDVPVVAYNVSGEYSMIKAAALNGWIDEKQLVTETLLSMKRAGADLIITYFAKDVAKWLQEDK; translated from the coding sequence ATGAGTGAATTTACTTTTGATAGACATCGACGTTTGCGTTCATCCGCTTCTATGCGGGCACTCGTCCAGGAAACCCATTTACGGGCAACGGATTTTATTTATCCGATTTTTGTGATTGAAGGGGAAGATATCCGCAATGAAGTCCCTTCCATGCCTGGCGTTTACCAGGTTTCTTTTGATCATTTATTAGAAGAAGTGGAAGAAGCTTACCAAGTAGGAATTCGTTCCTTGATTTTATTCGGAGTGGTTACAGAAAAAGATGAAATCGGCTCAGAGGCTTTTCATGATCACGGTATTATTCAAGAAGCAACCCGAATCGTGAAGGAAGCTTATCCGGACATGCTCATTGTGGCTGATACCTGTTTATGCGAATACACGTCACACGGACATTGCGGCGTTATTGAAAATGGAGACGTAGCCAATGATGCTTCTTTGGAACTGTTAGCAAAAACAGCTGTTTCCCAAGCAAAAGCGGGGGCAGATATTATTGCGCCTTCCAACATGATGGATGGTTTCGTAACAGTTATCCGCCATGCTTTAGATGAAGCTGGTTTTCATTATATTCCGATTATGTCCTATGCAGTGAAATACGCATCTGCTTATTATGGTCCTTTCCGTGATGCGGCAGACGGCGCACCACAATTTGGTGACCGGAAAACATACCAAATGAATCCTGCTAATCGTTTGGAGGCAATGCGTGAAGCGAAATCGGATATTAAAGAAGGCGCTGATTTCTTAATTGTAAAACCTACGCTGTCTTATATGGATATTATGCGCGAGGTCAGAGATAATTTTGACGTTCCTGTTGTTGCATATAACGTGAGCGGAGAATATTCCATGATCAAAGCAGCTGCATTAAATGGCTGGATTGATGAGAAACAATTGGTAACAGAAACTCTGTTATCGATGAAACGTGCAGGCGCAGACTTAATTATTACCTATTTTGCAAAAGATGTGGCAAAATGGTTGCAAGAAGATAAATAA
- a CDS encoding LiaI-LiaF-like domain-containing protein produces the protein MKRKHSLLAYLCIGIGIFLLFRELRIPFFVDLYSWQSFLIVIGIGIIIHSYTTKTYQNLFIGTLLFGIGIHLHGINHYSFWVDDWSVYLIIIGLAFIIRYTKTKKGFFSGAVFILAGLLFLFSEQLSIYTSWLEPIVSFLERFWPVLLVLLGIIMLKRK, from the coding sequence GTGAAGAGAAAGCATTCATTGCTTGCTTATTTATGTATCGGAATCGGTATTTTTCTTTTATTCCGGGAACTGCGGATTCCATTTTTTGTTGATCTTTACTCATGGCAATCTTTTCTTATTGTCATCGGGATTGGTATTATTATTCACAGTTATACGACAAAAACATATCAGAATTTGTTTATAGGTACGTTACTTTTCGGAATCGGAATCCATCTGCATGGCATAAACCACTATTCCTTTTGGGTCGATGATTGGTCTGTCTACCTCATTATTATAGGACTTGCCTTTATTATCCGATATACCAAAACGAAAAAAGGGTTTTTCTCAGGCGCTGTTTTTATTCTTGCAGGTTTACTTTTTCTTTTTTCGGAACAACTCTCGATATATACCAGCTGGTTGGAGCCGATTGTTTCCTTTTTGGAACGCTTTTGGCCCGTTTTACTTGTTCTTTTAGGTATTATTATGCTCAAACGTAAATAA
- the hemC gene encoding hydroxymethylbilane synthase, whose product MRKIIVGSRKSNLAMTQTKWVINQLKKAGVQNEFEIKQIVTKGDQILDVTLSKVGGKGLFVKEIEKAIFDKEIDFAVHSMKDMPSALPEGLDISSIPDREDHRDAYIAKDHVKLADLKAGAIVGTSSLRRGAQILAARPDLEIKWIRGNVETRIRKLNDEDYDAIILAVSGLKRVGLSEELITEYLDPEICVPAVGQGALAIESRADDSELTELVQKIHHDYTAKTVAAERTFLHLLEGGCQVPIGGYAYLNGEEVILVALVGTPDGKTILKEVVRGTDPVQVGREAADILIKQGAKEIVDRVKEEME is encoded by the coding sequence ATGCGAAAAATAATTGTTGGTTCCAGAAAAAGTAACTTAGCTATGACACAAACGAAATGGGTTATTAATCAGTTGAAAAAAGCTGGTGTTCAAAATGAATTTGAGATCAAGCAAATTGTTACAAAGGGAGATCAGATTCTTGATGTAACCTTATCAAAGGTTGGTGGAAAAGGTCTTTTTGTGAAAGAAATTGAAAAAGCAATATTTGACAAAGAAATTGATTTTGCGGTGCATAGTATGAAGGATATGCCTTCTGCACTTCCGGAAGGGTTGGATATTTCCTCTATTCCTGATAGAGAAGACCACCGTGATGCTTATATTGCAAAAGATCATGTGAAATTAGCGGACTTAAAAGCAGGCGCTATTGTGGGAACAAGCAGTTTACGCCGTGGAGCTCAAATTCTGGCAGCCAGACCGGATTTAGAAATTAAGTGGATTCGGGGAAACGTAGAAACACGTATTCGTAAATTAAATGATGAAGATTACGATGCAATTATTTTAGCTGTGTCCGGTTTGAAACGTGTCGGCTTGAGTGAGGAACTGATTACCGAATACTTGGATCCTGAAATTTGTGTACCTGCTGTCGGACAAGGGGCGCTGGCAATTGAAAGTCGTGCGGATGATTCGGAATTAACGGAACTTGTCCAAAAGATTCACCATGATTATACGGCAAAAACCGTTGCTGCTGAGCGTACTTTTCTGCATCTGTTAGAAGGAGGCTGCCAAGTGCCGATTGGCGGTTATGCTTATTTGAATGGGGAAGAAGTTATCTTAGTAGCCTTAGTCGGTACACCTGATGGAAAAACCATTTTGAAAGAAGTTGTCCGGGGTACAGATCCGGTTCAGGTGGGCCGGGAAGCTGCCGATATATTAATCAAGCAGGGTGCAAAAGAAATTGTGGATCGCGTGAAAGAGGAGATGGAATAA
- the yihA gene encoding ribosome biogenesis GTP-binding protein YihA/YsxC → MKVNQAEIVISAVSEKQYPAEKYPEFALAGRSNVGKSSLINKLINRKNLARTSSKPGKTQTLNFYLINESLYFVDVPGYGYAQVSKQERAKWGGMMEEYFKNREPLRAVILITDLRHEPTDDDVQMYDYLKFFELPVIVIGTKKDKIPKTKQDKHIKRSKKVLDMDPEDIFIPFSAETGDGKDAVWSAIKSFI, encoded by the coding sequence ATGAAAGTTAATCAAGCAGAAATTGTCATCAGTGCTGTCAGTGAGAAGCAATATCCAGCGGAGAAATACCCGGAATTTGCACTTGCGGGCCGCTCCAATGTCGGGAAATCTTCTTTAATTAATAAGTTGATTAACCGGAAAAACTTGGCAAGAACGTCATCTAAACCAGGAAAGACACAAACGTTAAATTTCTATCTAATTAATGAATCTCTTTATTTTGTTGATGTTCCCGGATACGGTTATGCGCAGGTATCTAAACAGGAACGGGCAAAATGGGGCGGAATGATGGAAGAATATTTTAAAAACAGAGAACCGCTCCGGGCTGTTATTCTGATTACGGATTTACGTCATGAGCCGACAGATGATGATGTGCAGATGTATGATTATTTGAAATTCTTTGAGCTGCCGGTGATTGTTATTGGAACAAAAAAGGATAAGATTCCGAAAACAAAGCAGGATAAGCATATCAAACGCTCGAAAAAAGTACTGGACATGGATCCGGAAGATATTTTCATTCCTTTTTCTGCAGAGACCGGAGATGGGAAAGATGCGGTCTGGTCAGCTATAAAATCTTTTATCTAA
- the spoVID gene encoding stage VI sporulation protein D, translated as MSADSNSFIFELEESLFFEKGQEVEEIRGISIEPEITIESLDNYISIRGNIELQGEYQKVHSGGEEEEIFDFDQIQAKRYVESIREVNGLYVFTHKFPVDISVPPHRVKNIEDVTVQIESFDYHLSDLDSLKITAEVAIQGILEDEAYRPEEVDSETTEADQEQVGETFSFEIEHPEEMLTRHEQTTSTEQETTDEELTSAEQITSEEEPVSEVQDDDPDRWKIKSQPLSEYFQSLSEPTFTEEETEEEAEYPEEKILDVNEAGESELIDDVEEIEEEAGWSGTDESELIDYIEDTVYSDTPREQEITDVETKEQEEERTESASILSEIFREAEENHYTSMRLCIVQENDTIDTIAERFAVSPLQLIKHNQLDADYEVNEGQLLYIP; from the coding sequence TTGTCCGCAGATTCTAATTCGTTTATTTTTGAACTGGAAGAATCGCTTTTTTTCGAAAAAGGACAGGAAGTAGAAGAAATCAGGGGCATTTCCATTGAACCGGAAATTACTATCGAATCATTAGATAACTATATCTCTATTCGCGGTAATATTGAGCTTCAAGGAGAATATCAAAAGGTACATTCAGGAGGTGAGGAAGAAGAAATTTTTGACTTTGACCAGATTCAAGCCAAACGTTATGTAGAAAGTATTCGAGAGGTGAATGGGCTATATGTATTTACTCATAAATTTCCAGTAGATATATCCGTCCCCCCTCATCGAGTAAAAAATATAGAGGATGTCACTGTACAAATTGAGTCCTTTGATTATCATTTATCCGATCTGGATAGTTTAAAAATAACTGCCGAGGTTGCGATTCAAGGTATTTTGGAAGATGAAGCATACCGTCCGGAAGAAGTGGATTCAGAGACAACAGAGGCGGATCAGGAACAAGTGGGAGAAACATTTTCATTTGAAATAGAACATCCGGAGGAAATGTTAACGCGTCATGAACAAACCACGTCAACAGAGCAGGAAACAACCGATGAAGAGCTGACATCAGCGGAGCAAATAACATCGGAAGAGGAGCCGGTATCTGAAGTACAAGATGATGATCCGGATCGATGGAAAATAAAATCACAACCTCTTTCTGAATATTTTCAATCTCTTTCAGAACCAACGTTTACGGAGGAAGAGACAGAAGAAGAGGCTGAATATCCGGAAGAAAAAATTTTGGACGTGAATGAGGCTGGAGAATCAGAATTGATAGATGACGTGGAAGAAATAGAAGAAGAAGCAGGCTGGAGCGGGACAGACGAGTCGGAACTCATTGATTATATAGAAGATACTGTCTATTCGGATACACCCCGGGAACAGGAAATCACGGACGTTGAAACGAAGGAACAGGAAGAGGAACGAACAGAAAGTGCTTCTATCTTATCGGAAATTTTCAGGGAAGCAGAAGAGAATCATTATACCAGTATGCGATTATGTATTGTTCAGGAGAACGATACCATTGATACGATAGCCGAGCGTTTTGCTGTCAGTCCGCTGCAATTAATCAAACATAACCAGTTAGATGCTGATTATGAAGTCAACGAAGGACAGCTGCTTTATATTCCGTAA
- the hemA gene encoding glutamyl-tRNA reductase — MHILKVGFNYKTTPVEVREKFTFDENKLSEAMVALKDQKSILEDVIVSTCNRTEVYAVADQLHTGRYYIKQFLADWFGEEKETFSTYLQITEDDGAIEHLFRVTTGLDSMVLGETQILGQLKQAFLQAQQANTTGTIFNELFKQAITFGKRMHKETGIGEHAVSISYAAVELAKAKFGDLSNKHIAILGAGKMGELAAKNIQGAGAGEITVINRTQEKAEMMAAKFNANVAGIDELGSVLEKADILISSTGSASIVLSREAIEKVQKKRQDKALFLVDIAVPRDIDPDIAAVNQVALYDIDHLQHIVDDNLEARKAAAEQIEIMLEEEIVQFKEWMKTLGVIPVISALRQKALSIQSETMKSIERKIPSLTEREKKVLNKHTKSIINQLLKEPITQAKEFAGTDQADEALQLFIDIFGIENEVSEEFEKQMKKNETRTEFTQEESPSFKVVERVPTA; from the coding sequence GTGCATATTTTAAAGGTTGGTTTTAATTACAAAACAACCCCTGTAGAGGTTAGGGAAAAATTTACATTTGACGAAAATAAATTGTCAGAAGCGATGGTTGCATTGAAGGATCAAAAAAGTATTCTTGAAGATGTGATTGTTTCAACATGCAATCGGACGGAAGTATACGCCGTAGCAGATCAGCTTCATACTGGCAGATATTATATTAAACAATTTTTAGCAGACTGGTTTGGAGAAGAAAAAGAAACCTTTTCCACATACCTGCAAATAACAGAAGATGATGGTGCTATAGAACATTTATTCCGAGTAACAACCGGCCTTGATTCGATGGTGCTTGGAGAAACACAAATTCTTGGCCAGCTCAAACAAGCCTTCTTACAAGCACAGCAGGCAAATACAACAGGCACGATTTTTAATGAGCTGTTTAAACAAGCGATTACGTTTGGGAAACGAATGCATAAAGAAACCGGAATTGGTGAACATGCGGTGTCCATCAGTTATGCTGCTGTGGAATTAGCAAAAGCAAAATTCGGTGATTTGAGCAATAAGCATATTGCTATTTTAGGAGCCGGAAAAATGGGCGAATTAGCAGCAAAAAATATTCAGGGCGCCGGCGCAGGTGAAATTACAGTGATTAACCGCACACAGGAAAAAGCGGAGATGATGGCTGCTAAATTCAATGCCAATGTAGCTGGAATAGATGAACTGGGATCTGTATTAGAAAAAGCAGATATTCTAATCAGCTCTACTGGTTCTGCATCGATTGTTTTATCCAGAGAAGCGATTGAAAAGGTCCAAAAGAAACGGCAGGATAAGGCATTATTTTTAGTAGATATAGCTGTTCCACGGGATATTGATCCGGATATTGCAGCAGTCAATCAGGTTGCTTTATATGATATTGACCACCTGCAGCACATTGTAGATGATAATTTAGAAGCGAGAAAAGCAGCTGCAGAACAGATAGAAATAATGCTAGAAGAAGAAATTGTCCAATTTAAAGAATGGATGAAGACACTAGGAGTTATTCCAGTAATATCTGCTCTCAGACAAAAAGCATTGTCTATCCAATCGGAAACAATGAAAAGTATTGAACGGAAAATACCAAGTTTAACGGAACGTGAGAAAAAGGTACTTAACAAGCATACGAAAAGTATTATTAATCAATTGCTGAAAGAGCCGATTACGCAGGCAAAAGAATTTGCTGGCACTGATCAGGCAGATGAGGCGTTGCAGTTATTTATTGATATTTTCGGCATTGAAAATGAGGTAAGCGAAGAGTTTGAGAAGCAAATGAAAAAGAATGAAACACGAACTGAATTCACTCAAGAGGAATCTCCTTCATTTAAAGTCGTTGAACGGGTACCTACTGCTTAA